A single genomic interval of Notolabrus celidotus isolate fNotCel1 chromosome 13, fNotCel1.pri, whole genome shotgun sequence harbors:
- the LOC117824066 gene encoding enhancer of rudimentary homolog, with amino-acid sequence MSHTILLVQPTKRPEGRTYADYESVNECMEGVCKMYEEHLKRMNPNSPSITYDISQLFDFIDDLADLSCLVYRADTQTYQPYNKDWIKEKIYVLLRRQAQQASK; translated from the exons ATG TCGCACACAATTTTACTTGTCCAACCAACCAAGAGACCTGAGGGCCGAACATATGCTGACTACGAGTCAGTGAACGAATGTATGGAAG gtgtttgcAAAATGTACGAGGAGCATCTTAAGAGGATGAATCCAAACAGTCCTTCGATCACCTATGACATCAGTCAgttatttgactttattgatGACCTGGCAGATCTAAGTTGTCTTGT atACAGAGCTGACACACAGACGTACCAACCATATAACAAAGACTGGATCAAGGAGAAGATATATGTCCTGTTGCGGCGTCAAGCTCAGCAGGCATCAAAGTAA
- the paplnb gene encoding papilin b, proteoglycan-like sulfated glycoprotein encodes MNILQVLGLLQLLAVPAFTLTQPRSDYWGEYGAYGPCSRSCGTGVAMRSRKCITSRTDGGHNCLGSSKSYLTCNTQACPVGSRDFREEQCSQFDRTDFQSKQHSWVPYYGATNPCELQCVPRGANFFYRHRPAVVDGTPCYVGRTDICVDGVCRVLVHGEFMGLDEDTNSVHSATPVAPHPRDTLSYHYKTGVYGECSAACGGGMQYRSLECWVQDRSNPRVVEESYCITQRLQRPQSQQACNMQACAAEYSVSSYSVCSVTCGEGQQTREVFCVGSRGERLSESACSGAARPASARACRRPACHTHITWHVTDYGLCTRSCGGGVRERRVDCFDTDLNPYPEARCGVASRPVSVESCNSQACPGAQMVPSVQDPRAHETTIRGFVPHVPGEPYASRPNTNIAFEPQPAVISPYCGQSFHGCCPDGHTSATGPHGEGCSQDDCVRSRFGCCLDGVTQAQGFGRAGCPEYQTPMQYPSAPVPPSTGNTCLLPRDEGPCDTWKVRFYYDSTMGKCTEFWFGSCQGNGNNFMNLEACQRECGSTVRETPPSPRRATPRRGPPRDALRARA; translated from the exons ATGAACATCCTACAAGTCCTGGGTCTCCTCCAGCTGTTGGCTGTACCTGCTTTTACT cTGACACAGCCAAGGAGTGACTACTGGGGAGAATATGGAGCCTATGGGCCCTGCAGCCGCTCCTGCGGCACAGGAGTGGCAATGAGAAGCAGGAAATGTATCACCTCAAG GACAGATGGAGGTCATAACTGCTTAGGATCCTCCAAATCCTATCTCACCTGTAATACACAg GCATGTCCAGTTGGATCCAGAGACTTCAGAGAGGAGCAGTGCTCCCAGTTTGACAGAACTGACTTTCAGAGTAAACAGCACTCCTGGGTGCCTTATTATGGAG CAACAAATCCCTGTGAGCTCCAATGTGTCCCAAGAGGAGCAAACTTTTTCTACCGGCACAGACCTGCAGTTGTGGATGGGACACCATGCTACGTGGGCCGCACTGACATCTGTGTGGACGGCGTCTGCAGG GTGCTGGTCCATGGAGAGTTTATGGGCTTGGATGAAGACACTAACTCAGTGCACTCTGCTACCCCTGTTGCTCCTCACCCAAGGGACACACTCTCATACCACTACAAAACTGGTGTGTATGGCGAGTGCTCTGCCGCCTGCGGTGGGGGCATGCAGTACCGGAGTTTGGAGTGTTGGGTTCAGGATCGATCCAACCCCCGTGTGGTGGAAGAATCTTACTGCATCACCCAACGCCTGCAGAGGCCACAGAGCCAGCAGGCCTGCAACATGCAGGCCTGTGCTGCTGAGTACAGCGTCTCCAGCTACAGTGTG TGCTCCGTGACTTGTGGGGAAGGCCAGCAGACAAGGGAGGTGTTCTGTGTGGGGTCAAGAGGTGAACGTCTCTCTGAGAGCGCCTGTAGTGGAGCAGCAAGACCTGCATCTGCCAGGGCCTGCCGCAGACCCGCCTGTCACACGCACATCACCTGGCACGTGACCGACTATGGACTG TGCACTAGAAGCTGTGGTGGTggtgtgagggagaggagagtggacTGTTTTGATACAGACTTGAACCCCTACCCAGAGGCCCGCTGTGGGGTAGCTAGCAGACCTGTCTCTGTGGAGTCATGCAATTCACAGGCCTGCCCCGGTGCACAGA TGGTTCCCAGTGTGCAGGACCCAAGAGCACATGAGACCACTATTAGAGGTTTTGTGCCCCATGTTCCTGGAGAACCCTACG CTTCCAggccaaacacaaacattgcCTTTGAGCCTCAGCCTGCTGTGATTAGTCCTTACTGTGGGCAGTCATTCCATGGCTGCTGTCCTGACGGTCACACCTCCGCCACAGGGCCCCATGGCGAGGGCTGCTCCCAAGATGACTGTGTCCGCAGCAG aTTTGGGTGTTGTTTGGATGGTGTGACTCAAGCTCAAGGATTTGGAAGAGCTGGATGTCCTGAGTACCAGACACCAATG CAGTATCCATCTGCTCCTGTCCCCCCATCCACTGGTAATACGTGCCTTCTTCCTCGTGATGAAGGCCCCTGTGACACATGGAAGGTCCGTTTCTACTATGACTCAACGATGGGTAAATGTACTGAGTTCTGGTTTGGAAGCTGCCAGGGCAATGGCAACAACTTCATGAACCTGGAAGCATGCCAGAGAGAGTGTGGGAGCACAGTGAGGGAGACCCCACCCTCACCTCGCAGAGCGACCCCCAGGAGAGGGCCACCCAGGGATGCCCTGAGGGCAAGAGCATAA
- the rsph3 gene encoding radial spoke head protein 3 homolog, with product MAFVSDNRRDTNGSYTFSSRPRPVENRSRYREPPSEQTQINYGNIMYDRRVVRGNTYAKHIIPTTTQQHLADLQRQQEIRRRAIARKRAQEQFRPKTPEALQGRTHVDVQTELYLEELSNVTVAADIECQTDDFLDRPATPLFIPAKSGKDVETQIEEGELFDFDREVQPLLEVLVGKTIEQSLEEVMEEEELATLKAQQRAFQELRNNELAEVQRLQEQERRRSQEKGHRISQQREALKKERETAEKIAARAYTQKYLADLFPSVFTSLRSNGFFYDPVEKDIETNFLPWLMDEVNNRMDERHTARELLDSIIFDVAQKRLEVFRDVEAQPEKSET from the exons ATGGCTTTTGTGTCGGACAACCGGAGAGATACGAATGGAAGTTACACCTTCTCCAGTCGTCCCAGACCTGTGGAGAACCGCTCCAGATACAGAGAGCCTCCGTCTGAACA GACTCAGATTAATTATGGGAACATTATGTATGACCGCCGTGTAGTGAGAGGAAACACTTACGCCAAGCACATCATACCAACT ACGACTCAACAACACCTTGCTGATCTGCAGAGGCAACAGGAGATCAGGAGGAGAGCGATTGCTCGAAAACGAGCCCAGGAGCAGTTCAGACCAAAGACTCCTGAAGCCCTGCAGGGCAGAACACACGTCGATGTACAAACAG agctaTATCTGGAAGAATTGAGCAATGTTACAGTTGCTGCAGATATTGAGTGCCAGACTGACGATTTCCTGGACCGACCGGCAACCCCACTGTTTATACCAGCCAAGTCTGGCAAAGATGTTGAGACACAGATAGAGGAGGGAGAG ctgtttgactTTGACAGGGAAGTGCAGCCACTGCTGGAGGTCCTGGTTGGCAAAACAATTGAGCAGTCTCTGGAAGaagtgatggaggaggaggagctggccACTCTGAAGGCTCAGCAGAGGGCTTTCCAGGAGCTCAGGAACAACGAGCTGGCTGAGGTGCAGCGGCTCCAGGAGCAGGAGAGACGCCGCAGTCAGGAGAAG GGGCACAGAATATCCCAGCAGAGGGAGGcgctgaaaaaagaaagagagactgcagagaagATTGCCGCCCGCGCTTACACCCAGAAGTACTTGGCTGACCTCTTCCCATCAGTCTTCACCTCACTGAGGAGCAACGGCTTCTTTTATGACCCCGTGGAGAAAG ATATTGAGACCAACTTCCTCCCATGGCTCATGGATGAGGTTAACAACAGAATGGATGAGAGACACACGGCGAGAGAGCTGCTGGACT ctATCATTTTCGATGTTGCCCAGAAAAGACTGGAGGTGTTCAGAGATGTTGAGGCACAGCCAGAAAAATCCGAGACGTAG